The Streptomyces sp. NBC_01775 genome includes a region encoding these proteins:
- a CDS encoding metallophosphoesterase yields MGAVLFVVIAVVAISVLAGSHLYMWRRFVRDVSRPGSRWRRLGTVLAVLLPVTTFANLILSRSEAPFALKQALAWPGFLWLACVLYLTLALLAGELIRFVTRRTAWGRERAAATSKTASEAASEAGPEPGTGTGAGPETEAGSEIEAAAEAALASSIPAGETAALATEAAPAAGEAATGGGGGAVTAEAPPAPAPAPAPAPAPSSARTTPLSRPVPTRRVFLARTLAVTAGAAGLGTTAAGAYSVLNGPTLKNVTVPLAKLGRRTHGYRIAVVSDIHLGPVLGKAHTQRIVDTINSAQPDLVTIVGDMVDGSVADLGPAAEPLRKLRSRHGSFFVTGNHEYFGDAHEWVEHLRELNVHPLENARRELPGFDLAGVNDLAGEDQGEGPDYRKALGDRDTSRAAVLMAHQPVMIHEAVDHDVDLQLSGHTHGGQLWPGPYLAGLANPTVAGLEKYGDTQLYVTRGAGAWGPPVRVGAESDVTLVHLASKQS; encoded by the coding sequence ATGGGAGCTGTGCTGTTCGTAGTGATCGCGGTGGTCGCGATCAGTGTGCTGGCGGGGTCGCACCTGTACATGTGGCGGCGCTTCGTGCGCGATGTGTCCCGGCCCGGGAGCCGGTGGCGGCGCCTGGGGACGGTGCTCGCCGTGCTGTTGCCCGTCACCACCTTCGCGAACCTGATCCTCAGCCGCTCCGAGGCGCCCTTCGCTCTCAAGCAGGCGCTGGCCTGGCCCGGGTTCCTGTGGCTGGCCTGCGTCCTCTACCTGACGCTGGCCCTGCTGGCGGGCGAGCTGATCCGCTTCGTGACCCGGCGCACGGCCTGGGGGCGCGAGCGGGCGGCGGCCACGTCCAAGACCGCGTCCGAGGCCGCGTCCGAGGCGGGCCCGGAGCCGGGGACGGGGACCGGCGCAGGGCCGGAGACCGAAGCGGGGTCGGAGATCGAGGCAGCGGCAGAGGCCGCCCTTGCCTCCTCCATACCGGCCGGCGAGACCGCCGCCCTGGCCACCGAGGCGGCCCCGGCAGCGGGGGAGGCCGCCACGGGCGGTGGCGGCGGTGCCGTCACAGCGGAGGCGCCCCCCGCCCCGGCGCCCGCGCCCGCGCCAGCCCCCGCACCGTCGTCCGCCCGCACCACCCCGCTCTCCCGGCCCGTGCCCACCCGCCGGGTGTTCCTCGCGCGCACCCTGGCCGTCACGGCCGGGGCCGCCGGGCTGGGCACCACCGCCGCCGGGGCCTACAGCGTGCTGAACGGGCCCACCCTCAAGAACGTCACCGTGCCGCTGGCCAAGCTGGGCCGCCGTACCCACGGGTACCGGATCGCGGTCGTCAGCGACATCCACCTCGGCCCCGTCCTCGGCAAGGCCCACACCCAGCGCATCGTGGACACCATCAACAGTGCCCAGCCCGACCTGGTCACCATCGTCGGCGACATGGTCGACGGCAGCGTCGCCGACCTGGGCCCGGCCGCCGAGCCGCTGCGGAAGCTGCGCTCCCGCCACGGCTCGTTCTTCGTCACCGGCAACCACGAGTACTTCGGGGACGCGCACGAGTGGGTCGAGCACCTGCGCGAGCTGAACGTGCACCCGCTGGAGAACGCGCGCCGCGAGCTGCCCGGCTTCGACCTCGCCGGGGTCAACGACCTCGCGGGCGAGGACCAGGGCGAGGGCCCCGACTACCGCAAGGCGCTCGGCGACCGCGACACCTCCCGGGCCGCCGTGCTGATGGCGCATCAGCCCGTGATGATCCACGAGGCCGTCGACCACGACGTCGACCTCCAGCTCTCCGGTCACACCCACGGCGGCCAGCTGTGGCCGGGCCCCTACCTCGCCGGGCTGGCCAACCCGACCGTCGCGGGGCTGGAGAAGTACGGCGACACCCAGCTCTACGTCACCCGGGGCGCGGGCGCCTGGGGCCCGCCGGTGCGCGTGGGGGCCGAGTCCGACGTCACCCTCGTCCACCTGGCCAGCAAGCAGAGCTGA
- a CDS encoding SCO4848 family membrane protein gives MVLSRPLSWFLLAFGVWSWFVWITFVKNLWKDSSGLAFDDAGDPTGYFWIHLLLAITSFLLGTAIGLIGVRGLRAARGN, from the coding sequence CTGGTGCTTTCGCGGCCCCTGTCCTGGTTCCTCCTGGCTTTCGGGGTCTGGTCCTGGTTCGTCTGGATCACGTTTGTCAAAAACTTGTGGAAGGACAGCAGCGGGCTGGCGTTCGACGATGCCGGTGACCCGACGGGTTACTTTTGGATCCATCTGCTGCTGGCCATCACCTCGTTCCTCCTGGGAACGGCGATCGGCCTGATCGGCGTCAGGGGGCTGCGGGCGGCCCGGGGGAACTGA
- a CDS encoding D-alanyl-D-alanine carboxypeptidase family protein, with protein sequence MPNSSHYSDWFRVPRRARTLAGLACASLTLSLLGASGAQADDKNPSGKGKQPRPPAQMSTVGGAQLGRPGTQVTPKAGAPKLPPKLSARSWIVSDAESGDVLASHNAHWRLPPASTLKMLFADTVLPKLPKTRTHKVRTSDMAGMGEGSSLVGVKEGESYSVRDLWLGVFLRSGNDAVHVLAAMNGGKPKTVSEMNEHARGMRANDTQVVSPDGYDHKGQVSSAYDLSLFARSGMQNADFRRYASTASAKFPGATEKKKGKKGGKRESFQIQNTNRLLTGDVGIEPYPGIAGVKNGSTTNAGNTFTGVAQRGNRVLLVTVMHPEATEPHGVYKETAKLLDWGFAADGKVKPVGKLVAPGSPDSGAGAAHGKGQAGGASDAHAAGHSDKPSGGVGVAVGITAGALVLLALVAYAVHRRWPLPDLARRRRR encoded by the coding sequence GTGCCCAATTCTTCGCATTATTCAGACTGGTTCCGGGTCCCGCGCCGGGCCCGCACTCTTGCCGGACTCGCCTGCGCCTCCCTCACGCTCTCGCTGCTGGGCGCCTCCGGCGCGCAGGCCGACGACAAGAACCCCAGCGGCAAGGGCAAGCAGCCCCGGCCGCCCGCTCAGATGTCCACGGTCGGCGGAGCACAGCTCGGCCGCCCCGGTACACAGGTCACGCCGAAAGCGGGGGCGCCCAAGCTGCCCCCGAAGCTGTCGGCGCGCTCCTGGATCGTCTCCGACGCGGAGTCAGGCGACGTTCTGGCCTCGCACAACGCGCACTGGCGGCTGCCTCCGGCCAGCACGCTGAAGATGCTCTTCGCGGACACGGTCCTGCCCAAACTGCCCAAGACCCGCACCCACAAGGTCCGCACCTCCGACATGGCGGGCATGGGCGAGGGCAGCAGCCTGGTCGGGGTCAAGGAGGGCGAGTCGTACTCCGTGCGCGACCTGTGGCTCGGCGTCTTCCTGCGCTCGGGCAACGACGCGGTCCACGTGCTGGCGGCCATGAACGGCGGCAAGCCCAAGACGGTGTCGGAGATGAACGAGCACGCCCGCGGTATGCGCGCCAACGACACCCAGGTGGTCAGCCCCGACGGCTACGACCACAAGGGCCAGGTCTCCTCCGCCTACGACCTCTCGCTCTTCGCCCGCTCCGGGATGCAGAACGCCGACTTCCGCCGGTACGCCTCCACGGCCTCCGCGAAGTTCCCGGGCGCGACCGAGAAGAAGAAGGGCAAGAAGGGCGGCAAACGCGAGAGCTTCCAGATCCAGAACACCAACCGCCTGCTGACCGGCGACGTCGGCATCGAGCCCTACCCGGGCATCGCCGGGGTCAAGAACGGCTCGACGACCAACGCGGGCAACACCTTCACGGGCGTGGCCCAGCGCGGCAACCGCGTCCTGCTCGTCACCGTCATGCACCCGGAGGCGACCGAGCCGCACGGCGTCTACAAGGAGACGGCCAAGCTCCTGGACTGGGGCTTCGCGGCGGACGGGAAGGTCAAGCCGGTCGGCAAGCTGGTGGCGCCCGGCAGCCCGGACAGCGGTGCGGGCGCCGCGCACGGCAAGGGCCAGGCGGGCGGAGCCTCCGATGCCCACGCCGCCGGCCACTCCGACAAGCCCTCCGGCGGCGTCGGCGTAGCGGTCGGGATCACCGCCGGCGCTCTGGTGCTCCTGGCTCTGGTGGCATACGCGGTGCACCGTCGCTGGCCGCTTCCGGATCTGGCTCGTCGCCGCCGTCGATGA
- a CDS encoding YihY/virulence factor BrkB family protein: protein MERLTRLPFVGPWITWFSTTRLWRIYEHLSARKWSRPTAAITFSSFLALFPMIAVGAAVGATLLTNDQMKKLQDELVEQVPGIADQLKIQSLVDHAGTVGGIAGAALLLTGASWVGTLRESLRLMWDLEENPGNVFLRGATDLFILLGLGLIGLVSFGGSAFATTAVTWVAERMGLDEGGVGTVLLRIAGYGAGVGADFVMLWYVLTLLPRVRPPVRAVLAACLQGAIGFELLKLLLGGYLQGVAAKNIYGAFGVPIALLLWISFMSRLLLYCAAWTATAPAPGGDPDEQPVKELIDGGDEPDPEAASDGAPRMPPEPGAPERRR, encoded by the coding sequence ATGGAGAGACTGACCAGGCTGCCGTTCGTCGGGCCGTGGATCACATGGTTCTCGACCACCCGCCTCTGGCGGATCTACGAGCACCTCAGTGCCCGCAAGTGGTCGCGGCCGACCGCCGCGATCACCTTCTCCAGTTTTCTCGCGCTGTTCCCCATGATCGCCGTGGGCGCCGCCGTCGGGGCGACGCTGCTGACGAACGACCAGATGAAGAAGCTCCAGGACGAGCTGGTCGAGCAGGTCCCGGGCATCGCGGACCAGCTCAAGATCCAGTCACTCGTCGATCACGCCGGCACCGTCGGGGGCATCGCCGGTGCCGCGCTGCTGCTCACCGGCGCCAGCTGGGTGGGGACGCTGCGCGAGAGCCTGCGCCTGATGTGGGACCTGGAGGAGAACCCCGGCAACGTCTTCCTCCGGGGGGCCACCGACCTGTTCATCCTGCTCGGCCTGGGCCTCATCGGGCTGGTTTCCTTCGGCGGCTCGGCCTTCGCGACCACCGCCGTGACCTGGGTCGCCGAGCGGATGGGGCTCGACGAGGGCGGTGTGGGCACGGTGTTGCTGCGCATCGCGGGCTACGGGGCCGGCGTGGGCGCCGACTTCGTCATGCTCTGGTACGTGCTCACGCTCCTGCCGCGCGTACGGCCCCCCGTCCGCGCCGTCCTCGCCGCCTGCCTCCAGGGCGCCATCGGCTTCGAGTTGCTGAAGCTGCTGCTCGGCGGCTACCTCCAGGGGGTAGCCGCCAAGAACATCTACGGTGCCTTCGGTGTGCCCATCGCTCTGCTGTTGTGGATCAGCTTCATGTCCAGGCTGCTGCTCTACTGCGCCGCTTGGACCGCCACGGCCCCCGCACCTGGCGGGGATCCGGACGAGCAGCCGGTCAAGGAGCTCATCGACGGCGGCGACGAGCCAGATCCGGAAGCGGCCAGCGACGGTGCACCGCGTATGCCACCAGAGCCAGGAGCACCAGAGCGCCGGCGGTGA
- a CDS encoding 2'-5' RNA ligase family protein, translating to MGTGATVTLGVSLAVPEPYGTLLQERRASFGDTAAHGIPTHITLLPPTEVAADARPAIEAHLARVALGGRSFPVCLSGTGTFRPLSPVVFVQVAEGGSACSRLQERVRDPEGPLVRELHFPYHPHVTVAHGISEPAMDRAYAELADFECAWTASGFALYEQGEDAVWRLQREFSFADADGAAGTAAPGSAAPGSAAPGAAVQGSAAPVPLAVPAACRPPAQRRPVSRPPATL from the coding sequence ATGGGCACGGGAGCGACCGTCACCCTCGGCGTATCGCTCGCCGTCCCGGAGCCGTACGGCACACTGCTCCAGGAACGGCGGGCCTCCTTCGGCGACACCGCCGCCCATGGCATCCCCACCCACATCACGCTGCTGCCCCCCACCGAGGTCGCCGCCGACGCGCGCCCCGCGATCGAGGCCCATCTGGCGCGGGTCGCGCTCGGCGGGCGCTCCTTCCCGGTGTGCCTGTCGGGCACCGGCACCTTCCGGCCGCTGTCACCCGTGGTGTTCGTGCAGGTCGCCGAGGGCGGCTCGGCCTGCTCCCGGCTCCAGGAGCGGGTGCGCGACCCCGAGGGGCCGCTGGTGCGCGAGCTGCACTTCCCGTACCACCCGCATGTGACGGTCGCCCACGGCATCTCCGAGCCCGCGATGGACCGGGCCTACGCCGAGCTGGCGGACTTCGAGTGCGCGTGGACCGCCTCGGGCTTCGCGCTCTACGAACAGGGCGAGGACGCGGTGTGGCGGCTCCAGCGGGAGTTCTCCTTCGCGGACGCCGACGGCGCGGCGGGCACCGCAGCCCCCGGCTCGGCTGCCCCCGGCTCCGCCGCCCCCGGCGCTGCCGTCCAGGGCTCCGCCGCCCCCGTCCCGCTCGCCGTCCCCGCCGCCTGCCGGCCCCCGGCCCAGCGCCGCCCCGTCTCCCGGCCGCCCGCCACGCTGTAG
- the trpS gene encoding tryptophan--tRNA ligase — translation MANDRPRVLSGIQPTAGSFHLGNYLGAVRQWVALQETHDAFYMVVDLHAITIPKDPAELRDNSRLAAAQLLAAGLDPERCTVFLQSHVPEHTQLSWVVECLTGFGEAARMTQFKDKSAKQGTDNTTVGLFTYPALMVADILVYRAHQVPVGEDQRQHLELTRNIAERFNSRYGDTFPVPEAYILKETAKIFDLQDPTVKMSKSASAPKGIIELLDEPKTTAKKIKSAVTDTDTVIRFDAEKKPGVSNLLTIYATLTGTGITELEEKYAGKGYGALKTDLAEIVTDWVTPFRSRTQEYLADPATLDTILIKGAEKARTLASETLKTVYDKVGFVPGPR, via the coding sequence ATGGCCAATGATCGTCCTCGCGTGCTGTCCGGGATCCAGCCCACCGCCGGTTCTTTCCACCTCGGCAACTACCTCGGCGCCGTGCGCCAGTGGGTGGCGCTCCAGGAGACCCACGACGCCTTCTACATGGTCGTCGACCTGCACGCGATCACGATCCCCAAGGACCCGGCCGAGCTGCGGGACAACTCCCGCCTGGCCGCGGCCCAACTGCTCGCCGCGGGCCTCGACCCCGAGCGCTGCACGGTCTTCCTCCAGAGCCATGTGCCCGAGCACACCCAGCTGAGCTGGGTCGTGGAGTGCCTCACCGGCTTCGGCGAGGCCGCGCGCATGACGCAGTTCAAGGACAAGTCGGCCAAGCAGGGCACCGACAACACCACGGTCGGCCTGTTCACCTACCCGGCGCTGATGGTCGCCGACATCCTGGTCTACCGGGCCCACCAGGTCCCCGTCGGCGAGGACCAGCGCCAGCACCTGGAGCTGACGCGGAACATCGCGGAGCGCTTCAACAGCCGCTACGGCGACACCTTCCCGGTCCCCGAGGCGTACATCCTCAAGGAGACCGCGAAGATCTTCGACCTCCAGGACCCGACGGTCAAGATGAGCAAGTCGGCCTCCGCGCCGAAGGGCATCATCGAGCTGCTCGACGAGCCGAAGACCACCGCCAAGAAGATCAAGAGCGCGGTCACCGACACGGACACCGTCATCCGCTTCGACGCCGAGAAGAAGCCCGGCGTCAGCAACCTGTTGACGATCTACGCCACACTCACCGGAACCGGAATCACGGAACTGGAAGAGAAGTACGCGGGCAAGGGCTACGGTGCGCTCAAGACCGATCTCGCCGAGATCGTCACCGACTGGGTAACACCTTTCCGCTCCCGGACGCAGGAGTATCTGGCCGACCCCGCGACCTTGGACACGATCCTGATCAAGGGTGCGGAGAAGGCCAGGACCCTCGCGTCCGAGACGCTGAAGACGGTCTACGACAAGGTGGGCTTCGTACCCGGCCCGCGCTGA